A section of the Candidatus Dormiibacterota bacterium genome encodes:
- a CDS encoding GNAT family N-acetyltransferase → MILERVPPAEWPGRLLPEWSRLLDEASEPEVFLSPEWIIAWTRHYGAGREAHLVTARDETGALVGLAPFYRRRLGPGVLSGPRVLAFLGDEGVGSEYLGILARKIAEEQFLSALAQEVKGEWALADLQGLKERPPSSDRLIEVLGAGAPDRIHRERHPCSSIALPGDYESYLTSLAAKFRTTVRYRTNKLVKNFKVRMLRTTLPEELDGHLERFFVMHQGRWEAEGHSGNFYNPRKRAFYREVAQGFLRRGWLRFYHLEVDGVIRAAQFGFAFRGVLHSLQEAFDRDFSPPGVGGVGVVLRGMAIRESIAEGLASYDFLGGVEEYKIRWGTTPHYVQRARIGARGPAGGFAYLSTARLRDARLWVRGHLPERLVEARDRWRIRRQARKARELAAASEDTAR, encoded by the coding sequence TTGATCCTCGAGAGGGTTCCCCCGGCGGAGTGGCCGGGGCGCCTCCTCCCCGAGTGGAGCCGTCTGCTGGACGAGGCATCGGAGCCCGAGGTGTTCTTGAGTCCCGAATGGATCATCGCCTGGACAAGGCACTACGGTGCCGGACGCGAGGCGCATCTTGTCACGGCGCGCGACGAAACAGGGGCCCTGGTCGGTCTGGCTCCGTTCTATCGTCGACGCCTGGGGCCCGGCGTGCTTTCGGGTCCCCGTGTCCTCGCCTTCCTCGGGGACGAGGGGGTTGGCTCGGAATACCTGGGGATCCTCGCGCGCAAAATCGCCGAGGAGCAGTTTCTCTCCGCGCTGGCGCAGGAGGTGAAAGGAGAGTGGGCCCTGGCCGACCTCCAGGGGCTCAAAGAGCGTCCTCCTTCCTCGGACCGGCTGATCGAGGTTCTCGGTGCCGGCGCGCCCGATCGGATTCACCGGGAGAGACATCCGTGCTCGTCCATCGCGCTCCCCGGTGACTATGAATCCTACCTGACCTCCCTGGCCGCCAAGTTCAGGACCACGGTCCGCTATCGGACCAACAAATTGGTGAAGAATTTCAAGGTGAGGATGCTGCGAACCACGCTGCCGGAAGAGCTGGACGGACACCTGGAGCGGTTCTTCGTGATGCACCAGGGAAGGTGGGAAGCGGAGGGGCACTCCGGCAACTTCTACAATCCGCGCAAGCGGGCGTTTTACAGGGAGGTCGCCCAGGGGTTTCTGCGTCGCGGCTGGCTGCGCTTCTACCATCTCGAGGTGGACGGAGTGATCCGGGCGGCGCAATTCGGCTTCGCGTTCCGCGGCGTTCTGCATTCTCTCCAGGAGGCCTTCGATCGCGATTTCAGTCCCCCGGGTGTGGGCGGGGTGGGAGTCGTGCTTCGCGGAATGGCCATCCGCGAGAGCATCGCCGAAGGCCTCGCGTCCTACGATTTTCTGGGCGGCGTGGAAGAATACAAGATCCGCTGGGGGACCACCCCGCACTACGTCCAGCGCGCGCGGATCGGGGCCCGGGGCCCGGCGGGGGGGTTCGCCTACCTGAGCACCGCGAGGCTCCGGGACGCCAGACTCTGGGTTCGGGGGCATCTCCCCGAACGACTCGTGGAAGCCCGGGATCGGTGGAGGATCCGACGACAGGCGCGCAAGGCTCGCGAGCTCGCCGCGGCGTCGGAGGATACCGCTCGATGA